Part of the Zingiber officinale cultivar Zhangliang chromosome 6A, Zo_v1.1, whole genome shotgun sequence genome, GATGCAGCATATCAACAAACAAAAATATACATTATCGTGTGCTTTACACAAAAACTGCACCAGGATAGGGTATGATAAATCCCATTTAGTGCTAAAATGTAATCAATATAGCTTTTTGGAAGGCTTTCTCCCGAGGATAGAAAGTATGCTCGTTCAGATAATAATGCAGCGGATTCATCCATGCTTTTGAAATTTAATATGCACCATGAAATAGTCTGGTTTCAGTACATGTTCTCCCTGCGATACATGCTCTTGCAAGTCATTATCTTCAGTTACTAATTAGCTGCAGCATGGACTCCTGTGAATTTCTTTTATCATGAATCATGAGAACCCTGAATTATTGAAGTCATGCGCTTATTTGCACTATCGGACCGAAGACTATCACCTTTATGCCCTAACTGCAGATAAAACTGGTTTATTAACATGGAATGGAACATCCAAACATCCCCAAGAGGATAGTCAAGGATGCAATATCATTACCTCGATGCTATCAGGAGCAAACCATCGCAGCAAAACACCAAGATGAATGATTGCGGGGATAAACTTGAATAACAATGGAGTAGTTACCTAAAAACAAGCATGCAAAGATATGATTAATCCTTGATATTTCTTAACGAGGCAAGCTGTAGATGAAAGAAAAATCTTAATAGCAGTGGCTTCCTATCTCCTAAATCTTGATTATTGAGAAGTACTTACCAAGCTAAGTGCAGTTGTCCCCAGAAGTAAAAGGTACAATTTACCCTGTAAAACGGTGCAGCTGAAGTTACCATTTTGAAGGACAACTACTATGAACGTTGACATCTAAATAGTGAAAGTATGTGGTAGTATGAAAACCTAAATCGTATAAATGCATGAAATTAGTCAATTCTCATCAACATGTAGCAGCATCATGATTCATGAATTGCTTACGGACCTATTATCTgggaagtttcattttgtgttccACAGAAAGGTATCAAAGGATCACCATATTGTATTTAccaagagaagttttaaaataatctGACAGAAACACATGCTAACTTTTTGTCATTCTTCGGCTGCCCCATGAGACCAGAATTAAAGGTACAGATAAACAATTTCAGTTATGACTCAAGTCCCAAGACTAAGTGGCAATTGCAAACCTGACTAACGATGACTGAGCACAAACTAAATTAAGAATTCGAAAAGGAAATATCCATACAACCTCAACAAGATGAAGGTTTGAAGCACGACTTAAGAGGACAAATGCAAATTCTCCTATCTGCGCTAAGGACAAGCCAACctacaaagaaaaaaaagataAGATAAGCATAGTATGACCACATATATAAGAATGTGAGATTTAGACTTACAAGAAGTGAGGTCTTGTTATTGTATCCAAATCCTTTTACAACTAGAGTCATCACTATTGTTTTTACAATGATTACTAGGATTACGGCTGCCAATAAAATATCTACATGATTCCATAGGAATTGAACATGTATTAGCATTCCAATGCTAGCAAGAAAAAGAGCTGCAAAGAAGTTACGAATGGGTTCAATCTGCAAAAAGAATAAACCAGAAGAGAATTTAGAAGAAATATTGCAGCAATGAAGTGATGTCAGAAACTTGAGGACAACATTTTAGTATGAATAACTAAAACCTGAATTCCACATAAAGAACAAAGTGATTATTGGCAGCAAAAAAGTGAAACTGTCACCTCGGCAGCCCCTCCAGGGTGGCCACCCACTATatggaagggaggtaaatcacagaggTTTCGCCCAGCAACAACAGTGCATGCAAGAAGGGGTTGAGGCAAAGAACAAAGTGATTATTGAATTTATTGATGCTAACTTCATCATTTTGTTGGAAAGTCCCAACTATTTATGTAGTCAGATTTCATCAATAACAAAGGCATAGTTTAACTTAAGTGATGACAGTTTGAACAATCTAGCATAGATTAGTAAATTTCCATGAGTGGTTACCCTTCAGTTTGCAGAAAATAAACAATTCAAGTTCTAGATCCTATTACCTCGACGTGTCTATTAAACTTCTATGTTATCCATATGGTTGATTGGAGTGAACAGCACATACTCATAATATGCATTTGATCAATACACATCTTAGGCTTGGTTGCATAGCCTAATGATTGTATATTGATGAGGAAGTAAAACACACCAGCTATCTGGGGTAGGTTTCACAGCATCTTTTTTCACTTGTTATAAAATGGGTTATACATACGTAGTGAAACTAAAGCAACTgaatttctttttctattgttCAGCCTTCAGAGTTTCCAAATGCCTCAATGTCCTTTTCCACACACCATTAGGTATTAACCTTGAGATTAACCCTCATTTAAGCTGTATCTAAAGAGCTAGGTAAATCCAAGACATGTAATATGGTTGATCAGATCAACTCTAACTTGTGTAAAACCAAGGCTGGAGGCATCATTCCTTCTAGTCTCTGAACCTGACTTTCGCTGTTGGACAATGAATAACTGAGGATGTAAACTTACACACAGCAGACAACACTAACACACTAGAaaaatgagcttaattaaaacaCAGTATGGAAGTTGCTACATTCCTAGAGGGCAAACAtgagtcataaattaatcataaaaGCTTAGCCCCATCatgcaagtaaaaaaaaacaaagtagcAAGAAAAAACAAACAGCAAACTTTTCCCATCTGAGtttacacacacaaaaaaaaatatatatttaaataaaaaataatcaaacaagTAATATTAGCAGTATCGTGAAATTATTgacgtgcaaaaaaaaaaaatatatatgtcaaAACACAGTGATAGAGAAGTACTGACTTGCTCAAGGGTATGTTGTGCAAGATCTGTTGTTGATATCATTACTCCAGCAGCAAAAGAACCCAACTCAAGACTCAAACCCAGCTTATCACTACCCTGAGATAATTAGAATACAAAAAGGAATATTTGAGATAGAAACAACTTCAGATAGTAAATAGTTTATTGAAAGATAATTGGGCATTAAACTGACAATCTGCCAAAAAGCTTTGTTGATTCCTCAATACGTAGAGTTTCTCATTCTAGGATTGGAGGAATTCAAGGGAAAACCCTGATAGAAATACTTGTTAACAGGCAGAAAACACCTTTAATCAAAACAGAGATGACAACTTCCGAAACACATTGATTTCAAGCCAATATTATCTATACAATATTTTGACTCAAAACCAGAAGTTTCAAATTCTTGTTTAGTTCTTCCTGTTTAAATAAAAACAATCTGCTAAAATACAAAGATGGACAGATTTCTAACATTTGAATTCCAATGTAGAAAATATTCACAGATAATAAATATTTTGAACCAAAATCGAGCTATTTTGGATTTGATTTGAGTTGATTCTAAAGAAATTAAAGCTCAATTTTTTTTGGATTTGGACAATGAGTCAGTTCTGAAGAAATTAAAgctcatttttctatttattccagtaaaaaaaattgatattccAACAATATTAAACAGTTAAAAAGAACTCAACTTAAGAACATAACATCAACCTAAGATAACAGATTAGGCTCAAATAGAGCAAATGCATTAGAGCAAGTCAAAGATCCCTAGGCTGTGATGTAATTGCATCATAGCCCATAATTGAAGATATAAAAAATTGTGCTAACATGGAGAAATAATCCAAGGATAAAGCTAAACAATCAGTAGGGAACAAACCCAAGCAACCAGCAGACAGAATGCGACAGAGGCCAATTGATAAAGTTCATTGGTCTGCACAAAAGACATGTGAATTTGTTAGCATATAATCAATCATGTCATAAAGCTTTGAGCATGATAACAAGTGAAACTTTTTTGTACAATAGCTTGCTAATTTGGTTGAAAGTACCTGGGTTGAAAGACTGATCATCAGCTTAAGAAACCATGGAACTGCAGTACGAGATAGTATAGAAAGAATTGCCAAAAAGGTGAAAAGCATAATCAACCTGGTGGCATTTTCATGGAGAGCAATTAACAAAATCTATAGTTAATAAAATGTGAATATGAAGCAAAAGAACTAGGAAGAATGATTTCATAATTTTGGCATAAATTTACTACCAAATGCTAAAATCATTAGCTGAGCTAAAAAGTAACGTCCTATAATTACAATCACAATCTGAGCACAGTGTATATTAATCCCCTGTAATTCAAACTAACTGCAGAGACTAgccaaataattaattcattgGTATAAACCAAATGCTGAGGACATAGTTATTAAAACCAGACCGAACTGGCATTTCAACTGGAAAAGAGGGGAAATGAGTTTACTCGCTGGATCGATTCCAACCACAGATCAAAAACCCAGCCAAAAACAGTTTGATCACCTGTTTTTTGAAAACTGGAAAAATCTGCAGGTTTTCAGAAAACTGGTGTAGTTTTttcatttatctaaaaataacaaaaaaatccCCATTTTCATGACTAAAATACAAAGGTCACATACAAGATTAGATAAATTATAACTCAACCATATTTTTATATTTGTGATTCTTTAGGAGTTTTCTAGCTGTAGAAGTTCTTACATGTGGTTTAGGTatagttaataatttaattatcttatggCTTTTCCTATTCAGCAGATTTATTTTAATAGTTTATAGTTTGTACTTTGTAGTTTGGATACAAGTTATACAGCTTAATTTTGCTAAAAGATAATTTGATTGTTTACTTGAGACAAGAATGGAAATTTATTTCCAATTGTCACCAACATCTGATGTAATGGAAgtaatatattttcttttagttggAATTTATGGTTTAAACAATAGATCTAGGTTTGTTTGACTAATGGGCTCAACCAACTTGATGTTTGGGTCTACATGCAGTTCGACCAGTTGGCCCACCAATCTGATAACTAAACAAATGGCTCGAAACTGATCTGGTTCAACTTTTATAACTATAGTTCAAAATGTTAAAAATCCTTCAAATGTTTAACACATTCTGAGGGAAACATACAATTTGCCAACATGAGACGGCCTTTTTTACTTTGCCACCTGAGAAGCAAATTTCATATTTTCAACCCTCTAGTTTTTCTTTCAGATTTCATGTTAAAGTTCTTATTGTTGTGAtaattttttctttcaaattcatatttttgacttccagttttttttttaaagaaaatgcttccttttgaaaagtttaatgccttattttttttctcaaatttacCTCTCCTTCTAGTTTTAAGTTCATTCAATTGTCCTCTCTCCCCTGCCAAAAAAATAAACTCATTTTTCttcagaaaaaaaatatatactaggTAGTAAGGTGTCACTACCTAGGCCCTTCACACATTAGACCAAGATTGGATCAAAAGCAGTGGAGATGCAGGGGGATCATCGATCAACCCCTGGTCAATCTAGGCATGAACTTGTAGCAGAAAACAAATAGATCTAATGAAATTGTGAGTAGATTTATAGGACATTCATTTCTTAGTCCTTTTGTGAGGAGGGCAAGAGATCTTGGATAATTGACTTGTAGTGGACACCAAATTAGCATCATTTCAACTGAGTAAAAAGTGAAGGCATTGACGATTGTTCTCAGAGATGGAGGAACGAGGTGGAAACCACAATTGTCAGCATTGGATGTGGGAATGTTGCTGAGATGTGGAAAGAAGAGGCATAGGGATAGGGGGTGGAGGGAAGGGTGTCTAATCATATCAATCTTACATCCTCTCTCTAAGGGAAGTGAGTTTCTTTCCAAACAAACTTTTGAGGGAGCAAGAGTATAAATTCTCATGTGAGGAAAAGTGTAGCGAATagtattaattaaaaggaaaacttaagATATAGGTGCTCCATAGAAAGAGGATAAACCATGATAGATTTTGAATAAGGAACCATATCTCATCCTCCATAGATTTGGAAAATGGGATAAAATTTACAAGGAGTTTCCACCTTTTATCTTTttcccttttaaaaaaaattacaagaggTGTAAATGTCTTATATCTCATTAGACTATAAACTATTCTGATCCCATCCCATATGAAGCCTTCTTTCAACACCCGACTGGCAAGGAACCCATTATAAAGGCAAACTCAAGCATAGTTTCACGTTTATAACTTCCAAGCAACTaaccaaaattaattaaatactaAAATAGAAGCTATCTAATATTCATTTTTAACAAAAACAAAATGCTGTGTTCATAGGATTTAACCAATGTTCAAAATCTCAAGTTGTACCGGAGTTTTGGTCTTTGAGTAGTATTTGTCGACATTCCAATGTATAGTGCCGTTGGTAAATTGGAGGAAAGGGATGAAAGAGAAAAGAAGATAAGGCATCTATATAATTTGACTTTGTGTTTCATCTAAAATAGTATAACTTTGACATTTTTTTTATGAACACgacctataaaaaaaatattatcagaaTTTATCTTGATCTATGTTATAGCATGCCAAGGAGTTGTCAAGCATTGGCATGACACATTACTTATTGACACAATTGACACAACGTCATACGAGACATTATGTGTATCAATGTCAAGTAGTATGGAGTTTTAGTTATTTATTGAAATAGAAAATTTCAATCGTACTGCTCAACATGATACGAGATTTCAAACTATGGATTTAATGCTTCATAAATTATTATCACACAACGAACAAATGGATCCTCCATATGTTGTCAATAACTGTGGATCATGATTATGAGCTCTAAACAATTACTTAACATATACACAATATAACTGAAATTCTTATACTGTATAAGGAAAAACCAGTAGACTAAACTTCAATCTTCGCCCTATCATTTGGATAAATTTAACATCAAAAAGTAAGCCCGCATAGAATAAAAAAAGCattggagagaaaaaaaaaatactggaTAAAAAATAAACCTATAGGACAATAAACTACTTACGACTTGGTAACTGACATAAGCCCCTGGAAAATACCAGACGAGCCACCCAAAATGGGAAGCAGTGCAAACAGCAAGCCAACAGCACAATCCTAAAATAAGTTTCAACCACCGCAAACATAAATTGAATGGTCTCAAGAAATGAGCCTAGCGCTACTGAAAagttacttaaaattttattgataTCCCAGTTCATACAAACAGCAATTTTGATATGGAGCACTTGTCACAAAAGGACTAGAAGAAACTCTTTGTAGTACCTGGAGTATGAGTGTCCCAACAGTAACTTGACCATGAAGAGCACTGATAGTGTTCCTTTCCATCAAAAACTTCAAAACCTGCATCACTAGGTTCGCTATTATCAAATGCTACTTGATTTGACTTACGACTCAACTGCTTCCGATGAACAATTATTATCAAGTAAACTGTCTATATGGATGTATAATACTAATGTTCAGAAGAACATTGaacatctaaaataatcaaaataaagGAATTATTTCACCATGCTGCAAAGAAGCATATTATGAAAAGATACCTATTCAACACAAAGGAAAATGAAACTGCTATTAGAACTATACATTGGAACAAATTATTTGGCTCACTACACCACAATTTTACATGAGAACATCAGTTGATCATCAGAAATTTCTGCTTGTTCATTGCAAATTGTAAGCTCTCTATACCTACCAAGTTTGAAACAAAAGAACAAGATAAAAGAAAGAGTAATCTGAGCAATACACAGTTCAACAAGAATATTTTCATCTGAACTATTTTCATCGATATGCTTTGACACACGAAAAGGGTGTAACAAGAATTCAAAGGATTGCACAATGAAACATGCCATGTTTGTGGGCCTTTAAACCCACCAGTGGGCAATCGTGCAAACACAACCAAGCAGAGCCTGTTTTTAGTATTAGTTTctgaaatatatataattatattcaCCAAGAGGAGAAAAAAGAGTAATTAACATCTTGGCCTACAGTAAATGGAAACTAACCACAGCAGTTGAAGACATAGACAAAAAGGCACCAACAAATATCCCTTCTGAAGTTTTGCCTCCACATAACTGAAACAGCACATATAAAGATTATATCACTAACCATTAGTGTGTGTAGCAAAGCATTATGTATAGTACTATTACATGTGCCATGAATTTTTTGTTCCAATTtgtattaattaaatattcatatAGTTTCAACCCAGTAATTTAACATCTACAAAACAAACAACATAAACGGAAAAAAATAGTGGGACAGACAGCGCTACATAGACATTAAACTATTAAATTAATATTGTTGTCAATTACAGGACAGAAAAAGGAAGCTAATTGTTAAATGATATGTTTATggcaattgttagagtgtatactaaaagtctagctcttgtataaacatttactttataaataaagaatcacattggtcaaatgtctacatttatactacgtatagttgttcaattaatttatattgtagataacatggtgtgtggtgtcacacacagaagaaaatgttatcagttctttataaattataaacagttgctcatgactaagatggataggaacaaaccattggaatagtcgtagtgtaatttggtattagtttatcttaactatgaaattacactagtacactcagagtgtattgagctggaccatttaaggtaagttctttttatactgactgaataaaagaacaagacctttgttattatggaagtttgtgcttttaatcatgatataataacaagcacatatacttaatattcatttctttgatttatcaaagggtgcgatttagtttgataaatcaataggtccgataagttgggaaacagtattatttatatggtgtgttgttgattataaaatgaaactgtgtcctagtaatctaggttgataatgtccccaagaggaactcataaggattgtcatgttaaaccctgcaagtggacttagtccaacacgacaataaagttgagtggtactactcttggactaagatattaattaaagtgagttgtcagtaactcatttaattagtggacattcgacatcttaaacacagagagattaacacactcatgataagaaggagcccaaaatgtaatttgggattgatgcggtaattcaataataattctttagtggtatgaattattat contains:
- the LOC121995741 gene encoding K(+) efflux antiporter 4-like isoform X2; the protein is MGALRADGWLLTSVLLVAVCFYGLACLAGADDSEVVNATEVIKGVSDKEGSFADMIDRALEKEFPENEQSGGETDPGGFNNSVAENQAVLETVARVTTKKNETKEEKSFQFHDVFNLDNENRVEDIPTLIDRKDNVFIISNPKSKYPVLQLDLRLISDLVVVIVSATCGGIAFACAGQPVITGYLLAGSIIGPGGFRFISEMVQVETVAQFGVIFLLFALGLEFSISKIRVVRAVAIGGGFLQILLFMCLCGVIASLCGGKTSEGIFVGAFLSMSSTAVVLKFLMERNTISALHGQVTVGTLILQDCAVGLLFALLPILGGSSGIFQGLMSVTKSLIMLFTFLAILSILSRTAVPWFLKLMISLSTQTNELYQLASVAFCLLVAWGSDKLGLSLELGSFAAGVMISTTDLAQHTLEQVGLSLAQIGEFAFVLLSRASNLHLVEGKLYLLLLGTTALSLVTTPLLFKFIPAIIHLGVLLRWFAPDSIELGHKGDSLRSDSANKRMTSIIQGSHDS
- the LOC121995741 gene encoding K(+) efflux antiporter 4-like isoform X1, which translates into the protein MGALRADGWLLTSVLLVAVCFYGLACLAGADDSEVVNATEVIKGVSDKEGSFADMIDRALEKEFPENEQSGGETDPGGFNNSVAENQAVLETVARVTTKKNETKEEKSFQFHDVFNLDNENRVEDIPTLIDRKDNVFIISNPKSKYPVLQLDLRLISDLVVVIVSATCGGIAFACAGQPVITGYLLAGSIIGPGGFRFISEMVQVETVAQFGVIFLLFALGLEFSISKIRVVRAVAIGGGFLQILLFMCLCGVIASLCGGKTSEGIFVGAFLSMSSTAVVLKFLMERNTISALHGQVTVGTLILQDCAVGLLFALLPILGGSSGIFQGLMSVTKSLIMLFTFLAILSILSRTAVPWFLKLMISLSTQTNELYQLASVAFCLLVAWGSDKLGLSLELGSFAAGVMISTTDLAQHTLEQIEPIRNFFAALFLASIGMLIHVQFLWNHVDILLAAVILVIIVKTIVMTLVVKGFGYNNKTSLLVGLSLAQIGEFAFVLLSRASNLHLVEGKLYLLLLGTTALSLVTTPLLFKFIPAIIHLGVLLRWFAPDSIELGHKGDSLRSDSANKRMTSIIQGSHDS